The DNA region agctggggctgctcccatcctttctgctctgccactcctgctgcaggggcttTCAGCACATTTAGGATTTGATTATGCAGGAGCTAACCCAGCTCtaggcactggctgctgctgcctctgccctcctcTCCCACACACGTGGCTCCATCAggccccaggctggcagctgttAAAATGCTGTTCCAGAAGTCCCAACGAACAGAATTCAGGCTAAGAGCCActtggaaagagaaaggaaagacagGAGTCTTGTTTCCatctgggctgtgcagtgctgctgcctctgagcacCTCTCACCTCAAGAGCCTACTCGGGGGAATTAGAGCACCTGGCTTTGAGTGGCCCAGCTGCCCCTGGAAGAGCAATCACAAATGGCTTTGTCACCGAAAACGttgtgaaaaattaaacaccCTAACATTGTTATTTCAGCATTAGAAAGCAgcattactttatttttttagcacCGGCTGCGTGGGGGATGCTCCTCCAAACATCCTCTCCTCCcttctgaggggtttttttttctccttgaacGCATTCCAACTTTTGGGTCTGGCCAAGATACACCCTTTATCAGGAACACAGCCTTTATTCTCACGGCTAAGATACCCACTAGTGCATGTTAATCACTGATATACGTAAATACAGGACTAAGCACTGTCTGTTTAAGGAATTCACAAGACTAAACACTACTTGTTAGAGATTTTTCCAATGGGTTCTCTCTCTGAGCTGGTGCCACACAAGACCAAGTGTGTTGTCAGCGAAGGGAAAGGGGACAGAGACGAGCAgcaggggaagagcagagccctcagcagcacagcagcagctcaggcagacAAGCAGCTATAATTTACACACGGCTGAAACCACCAAAGGCACCACAACAACGCCACGTGCAGGGAGATCCTCGCACCTGCCTACACCGCACTGAAACGGATCCCAAAACCGCCTGGAGCGGCTGAGCCGGCAGACACGGCTGGAAGCCACGCTCGAGCCAGACAAAACAAAGTCGCTTTATTCACTCAAATCCTGCAGGCCGACCTCAGCCGCACCAGCTGCACCTGGTGTGGCGACCTGGGCTGGGATCACCGGGGGAGGCCAGCGGGGGCCCGCCCGGCTCGGGCACGGGGCGTGGGGACGGAGCCGGGCTGAGAGGGGACAGACGTGGCCCGGGGAGGGGGACAGGCCCGGCCCGAGGGGAGTGAAAAGCCCGGCCCGAGGGGAGTGAAAAGCCCGGCCCGAGGGGAGTGACAGGCCCGGCCCGAGGGGAGTGACAGGCCCGGCCCGAGGGGGAACAGACCCCAGTGGCGCGGGTGTGGTCCCGGCCCTGCCCGCACCCACGAGCGCTCTCCCCGTCCCTGCCCAACCAAGCCTCGAGCCTCACCCAAATCCTCCTCGAGCTCCAtggcggggccggccggggtCCGCTCCGGGGCTGCGTCCGGTCTGGGGCGAAGCGTGGAGCCGTCTGTGGGTCCGAGTCCGCCTCAAGGTCGGCTGCGGGGGCGGGTGTGGAGTCGACGGTCGGTCCGAGCCCGCCTCGGGGTCGGCTGTGGGACCGAGCCCGCCTCGGGGTTGGTTGTGGGGGCGGCTGTGGGGCCGGGCCGCTCTCGCCCTTCCCGCCCAGCCGCGGTTGCCGGGGCAACGCCGCGCGCGGGGCCATGGAGGGCGGCCGGGCCCGGAGCCTCCTGGGCCCCTGAAACCCCCCTGAGGTGCTGGGGAATGTTCAGCCGAAATAAACCCACTTAGACAGAATGAGCTAGGCTTAGACTAAGGTTTTTGACTGGGACTGCTGCAGCCTTAGGCGCTGGTTATGAACTGACCCCAGACGGTGAATCAGAATTGTcggggttggaagagacctttgaTATCATCGAGGCCATCCagtccagctgtgctcccactgttgttataaataagaagcttgactaggccaatattcaagcagcaatcaatttattaattaatgtggtaaagtatgagcaaagCAGCGCTGGGtgcagtgggggaagttttccctccagctgcacaccgatggttggggcgtacagatatttataggggtgtatataagcttttttcagcagtttctattccaaatttttacgtcacaattctatacactgttgtgagttagtttttctcaggatgtaccccagaaaggagtattccccagatggtggggtctgacttccgaaagaagaaagaggtctcccagctggtgtggtccggactccagatgtgggcccaccttttaattgcaaagactataaatctcataacaCGTGCTACCCTCCCTCCACATGTTCCAGGTGAGAAAAACACCTTCACTCTcctgtgaaaatttaaaaaatttaataaaaaggctgtaggagacagaaataaagcaaagggTTAAAACCATGGGTGCTTGGCATCCAGCCAAGAGCACCCTTTTATCTCCAAGATATCctttaaataccttttaattACATCAGCCTGATGCATATTCATAAACAATTATGCAGAGTAAACTTTCCCCCCAAACTAGTTTACTCCTTCCAGTAATTGTTTAGCATGGCTGCTTCTTGGATTCACCTTTTCAGAGCATGCACATTCCTTGGTTGTGCTTTTAGTCTTTTTTTATCACCTCCAGTTTTTGGGCCTTGGTCCACTCTGCCTTCAGCCAGTGAGTGCTGATGGTTGGCAGATCTGTGCAGGTGTCCTCATCCTGTGTTCACTGGGTGctatcccatcccagcagggattTTAACACAAGCACACTGACATCAGCTATTTCACTATGTCTAAGCTTAAttaacaacagcaataaaaactaTCTTTATAACAAAGTTACTTTAACACCACAcatataaaatccattttaatatttgcaaaaagccagtATTATAATATGTATCTATAACACAGGGTTGTCTGGTGGCAACAACAAagaggggagaagaaaggatTATAGGGCATACTAAAAGGGATCCAAAAGCAACCTACAACAACAGAGTCACACATCAAAAGAACTTTAAACCTTAACAAAGCTTGTTTTAAGAGACATAATATCCATTCCTCATCTGCGAGAGCCAATCTCCACACCACATAAGACAAATTATTTTGGCTGGAATAGAGTTAATTCCGTCTGTAATTGCACAGTAGctggcactgtgctgtgctttgacTTTAGTATGGGAAGACACTGATAATGTTGCCCAcaaaaattgcattaatttGCTGGTGTATAACAATACCAATAATTACACACTCGAGGGAAATATTGATTATTTACATCAGAGTTGCTCAAGCCTGGCTTCTCAGTGGAATTCCACAAATCAAGGATGCCAAATATTAAAACTTTTtactatttatacattttagcCAGCAAAGGAATTAGTGTTCATTGGCTACACATAACATAGCTCTTTAATCAATTAGTATTCTATCTTCTGTTGGCTAATGATTCTCTCATTTCTCATGCTAATTAGTCCACACGCTcagtctttctcttcttctgggCCAGTGGTCTGTGTGTTGGTGGCTGTGATCTGCCTCTTACAGAATTATCTTTTACCCACTTGGAGCTGATTTTAGCACAATTGCTGAGTTGAGTTTGTTAGTTTCTTCCTTACCTTGGGAGTTCTGCCAGATATCCTTGAAGGCTGTAAATTCTACATTCCTGGTGTCCAGTGTAGTGTTTTGTCCCCCTTCACAAGCTTTGTTAACctctccctggctctgggaTCAATGAAGCATGTCCAGCCTACACCTTAACAAGGCAATTCCAGGAACAAATTGTCTAACACCTGGATGTGACTTACACAGTTTGCTGGCTGCTCTCTATTTCACAGATTAAATCTCTCTTCTTGTCGATTAGTCTTGAAAGCATACAAAGATCACACATCAAAGAACATAATTGCTTAAGAAAATTTAACATGCTCCACATTTTGCAACAATAACACACTGATGGTTTGGGTGCTCAGTTTATCCTGTGTCTGGGGCTGTTTTAGTCCCCTGGTGCACCTGAAGCCAGGGCAGATCAGGAAGCTGCACCTCTGTCAGCTCAGAATGTCTCCCTGCACtgacttggagaaaaaaaatagcaaggtGTTAGAAGACCCCAGACCAAAACTTGGACCAAGGGGTGTGTTGTGTGCAAGCACATGCAGGGGGGGCAGGTGCCCAAGTCACAGGAATAGCATTGCCTGGGTATTTCTTTGCACCAGCTTGAGCTCACCTGCTGTGCACTGCTCTgttaaattatttgattttataaTTCTGATGCTTTGGGAAACCAAGGCTTGGGCCCATCATTCTGCCTCtgcttcacagaatcacagtatTGTCAAGGTTGGAAAATCCCTCTGAGATCATCAGGTCCAACTAttccctcagcagtgccaaggtCCCCAGGTACCACATCTACATGttctttgaacacttccagggatagtgactccagcactgccataGGCAGTCTGTTCCAAAGTCTTACCACCCTTTtagtgaagaatttttcctgAATAGCCAACCTAAACCCCTCCTGGCATAACTTCAGGCTGTTTTCACTTACTTTGTCCCTTGTTCCcttggagcagagcctgagccccacctggctgtcacctcctgtcagggagttgtggagagtgaGAAGGTCTTTCCAACCCTCCTTTTATCCAGGCTGTCcaccccccagctccctcagcttctcctcatcagacttgtgctccagttGTTTCTTCTCCTCCCTGGACAATCCACACTCACAGCCCCCCTCTCCTCGGAGCAATCACCCTCTTTTGGATCTGACTTCAAATGAGGAGTCTCATACACATGTGAGCAAAGGCACTGACTTTCAATCCCCTGATTTCCTTTAAGGGAAGAAGATACACTAGAAGGTTTCCCACTGTTCTAGTTAGGAGTACCAGGCCAAGGTTTTTCTGATTttgcctaatttttttctggatttgcCTAATTTAATTCCAGCAGGTGATTGAAGGCTTACCAGTGCTCCCTGGTAGGAGCAAGAGTAGAATCATCTTAAGGTACAAGAGACAGTGTGTTTATAGAATTCTAACCATACATCAGGAGAGCAGTGTACACTTCTCTTGAGTGGAAATATgacaaaagacattttcaacCATAGAGAAGCTTACCTCTTCCAGTCtgcaaaaatatgtaaaaaactGTTTCCAGAAGTCAAAGATGGAGTTAATCTGTCAAAGCATTGTGTCTACCTATACACATGATATGCAGTGGTGTTTCACTCATTCCCAAAGGCTGAAAAGGGCTCAGTACACTGTTCCATCCTTCCTACTGGGAATAATGAAGGCTCTCCATATGCCTCATGCACCCCAAACCTTCCCAGAGAAACACCCTTCCTCCTGTGTGGGTCTGGAGTGTCTACAGGGGCAGGATAGTTAACAATCATTGTGTGAACAATCCCTGCTCAAACATCCCTGAAATACCCTCCCAGAACCACCCCTGGTCAACACGGCTCTGCGTGGGCATCTTGAGATCATACCAGAAGGGGAAAGGATGACACAGAGGCATGGGCTGGGATGCAACAGAAATTTAATGTGTCAGAAGAGATAAACAGGTCAATCCAAAAGAGGAATCCAGTGCAGGAAGCAATAGGGGCAAATGAGAGTTTGTGTCCCATGGCTGTGGCAGAGATCCCAGCAGGTGTCCACCTGCCTGAtgcagagagggagcagggccagcaggtgCTCCCCAGGATGGCTGTGTGGGACTCACAGCCCCGGGGAGCACAAGGGAACAAGGACacaggagggaaagcagagagtggcaggggacagaggcagggatgggctgtgctTGCcaagagcccaggctgggcctgtccctctgcaggggctgctggggttgCTCAGCCCCTCCGGAAGCCACAAGCTGATGCTGCGTGCCCAGGGCGGCTCCATCCTGGGAGTGCCTGGGTTCCTGCCCCAGGGCCAGCgccagcagcttcagcaggggAGGCACCTCGTGCCACAGAGGCCACTGCCCAAGCCAGACAGGCCAAagcccccagagctgatgggcactccctgggagctgaggatgctgccaacagcagcagagctggaggatcCCACGGCGGtgttctgtgggaaggagctgaggatgggccCGGGCAgggtcaccagcacagcaggcgGCTCAATGACAACAGTGGagtcctggcactgcctgacacaGGGCTCattgcagctgttggccagcggggcggggccgcagggctggcagggccggCACGGCGTGTAGCAGGACATGGCTTGGGGCTGCAGATGCACCTGTGAGACAGGGAAGGGGGAAGCAGAGCACAAGGAGTGGGTGAGGATCAGCCTGTCGCCCCAGCATGAGGGACCAAAGGCATGAACTGGAGACAAGCCCAGGAGCTGTACAGAGAGACCCACAggcttctcctttcctcagaAGGGCCCTGCCAAGAGCTACCCAAGGAAGATCCCTGTCTGGTCCATGGCTCTGGAAACACCTCAGACAGGCCCCAGCCTTTCCCCATGTTACACcttctgcctccttccctcACCCATGGCAAGCATCCATAAAGGACCAAAAAGCATGTATAGACTGAGAAATCGCatgggaggaagagaaggatgaGAAAAACCTTCAGACTCACCTTGTTCTCAAGGAGATGGAGGTGAGAGGAGTGGATGAGAGAGTGAGGAGAAGGTGCTGCTTTTATactgctcctgcactgccccaggCCCACAGGCACTGCACAAGTACAGTAATTTTCCTACAGACTCATCTCAAAGCAAAACATTCTACCCAGTGGCACAGattgtggtttggttttcatCTCTTCTGCCATTTCACTTCCCCATTTCTGAGATTCCCACTAAGTCATGGAGGCTTCTACCATGTAGTGGGATGAGAA from Motacilla alba alba isolate MOTALB_02 chromosome 27, Motacilla_alba_V1.0_pri, whole genome shotgun sequence includes:
- the LOC119712123 gene encoding feather keratin 1-like, which gives rise to MSCYTPCRPCQPCGPAPLANSCNEPCVRQCQDSTVVIEPPAVLVTLPGPILSSFPQNTAVGSSSSAAVGSILSSQGVPISSGGFGLSGLGSGLCGTRCLPC